The genomic segment TTGGGGCCGGCTCTTCCGGTGGCGTGATGAGCCAGGAACCTCAGGACGACATGGGCGACCGCCGCCCGCTGAAGCTCGCTGGGGGTCTCCATCGAGGCGACCACGGCCCGGTTGGTGAAGAACCCGCCGGCTTGGTAGACCAGCATCAGCGCCGCCGGCCACCAGTGCTGGACGGTGATCAGACAGACCAGACCCACCCAGAGGATGCCGACGTCGATCCAGAGCTTCCAGTTGAGCGGCCCCGCCACGGCGAACCCGAGCATGAACCAGAGGAGGTGGCCGGCCTGGACCCAGGACCCAACGAACGATGCCCGGCCCGACCGAAGAAAAAAGCCGGTTCAGGCCGGTTTTTCGTCTTGCCAAAGTTCGGCTGCTGCGTTATATTTAGTTCTATGCAGAACGTTCTCTAGTGAACGAGGTGAAGCAAGATGTCTGAGTCACTGGGAGAGATCGGCGAGCTCTTGCGGTCGGTTAATCGAGCCATCCACGACCGCTTTCGGCAGGCCTTTCAGGGCTGTGAGCTGCATCCCGGGGCAATGTTCATGCTCCGGCACATCAGCCAGGAGCCGGGCCTGACCGTCGGTGAGTTGGCCAAGCGGGCGGGCACCGCCAAGAGCCACGTCTCGAAGATGATGGAGCAACTGGTTCAGCAGGGCTACGTCGAGAAGCGGGCGGACCCGACCGACCAACGCCTGGTGCGGATCCACGTCACGCGGGCGGCCGCCGAGAACCTCTCCGAGATGGAGGAGCGGGCCAGGGAGGCCTGGGCGGGGGTGGTCCGGGAGATCCCCCAAGGGCAGATGGAGCAAGTGGTCCGCGGGCTGCGGATCTTACTGACCGCGCTGGAGAAGGCCAACCGAGGATCGAAAGACTAGTCGACTGGAGCGTGGGAATCCGTGATCAAGCTGTCTAGGTTCCTGAGACCGTTCTCCCTGGCCGTGGGCGCGATTCTGGGATTGGTCCTCCTCCAGTCCCTGGCCGACCTGTCGCTGCCGACCCTGATGTCGGACATCATCAATACCGGGGTCATGAAGGGCGACACCGCTTACATCTGGCGCGTCGGTGGGCGGATGTTGCTGGTCGCGGCCGGCGGCGGGGTCGCCGCCATCGCCGTGAGCTACCTCTCGGCTCGGGTGGCGGCCGGGTTCGGCCGCATCTTGCGCGGCCGCGTCTTCGCCCGGGCGGAGAGCTTCTCCCTGCACGAGTTCGATAAGATCGGCACGGCCACCATGATCACCCGGACGACCAACGACATCACCCAGATCCAGATGGTCATGGTGATGATCCTCAGGATGATGGTGATGGCCCCGATGATGGCCATCGGCGGGACGATCATGGCCGTCTCCAAGGACGCGGCCCTGTCGCTCATCCTCGTGGTGGCCGTCCCCTTCCTCGCCGGGGTCATCTTCTTCCTGGCTTCGCGGGCCATCCCACTGTTCACCCTGATGCAGACCAAGCTCGACAAGCTTAACCGGGTGCTCCGCGAGGGGCTCACCGGCATCCGGGTCGTCCGAGCCTTCGACCGAGTGGATTTCGAGAAGCGGCGGTTCGAAGAGGCCAACCGCGACCTGACCGACACGGCCATCCGGGTCAACCGGATCATCGCCGTCCTCTTTCCCGTCCTGATGCTGGTAATGAACCTCACGTCGGTGGCCATCGTCTGGTTCGGGGGCATCCGCATCGACAGCGGTCACATGCAGCTTGGCGACATGATGGCCTTCATCCAGTATGCCATGCAGATCATGTTCTCCCTGGTGATGGTGTCGATGATGTTCGTGATGATCCCGCGGGCCGAGGCCTCGGCCGTCCGGGTCAACGAAGTCCTCCAGACGGCCCCCGAAATCAATGACCCGGCCGACCCCAAGCCGCCGGCTGGCAAGCACGGCTATGTCCAGTTCCAGGACGTCACCTTCAGCTACCCCGGGGCGGAACAACCGGCCATCAGCCACATCTCGTTCAGCGCCGGGCCCGGCCAGGTCACGGCGGTCATCGGCGGCACGGGGTCGGGCAAGTCCACCCTGATCAGCCTCATCCCTCGGTTCTACGACGTCGACAGCGGCCAGGTCCTGGTCGACGGGATCGATGTTCGGGAGATGACCCAGGAAGAGCTGCGGGCCAAGATCGGGTTCGTGCCGCAGCGAGCGGTCCTCTTCACCGGGAGCATCGCCGACAACATCCGTTACGGCAAGGAGACGGCCGCCGACGAGGAAGTCAGGCGGGCGGCCGAGACCGCCCAGGCGACCGAGTTCATCACCGGGATGAAGGAAGGTTTTGACTCGGAGATCGCCCAGGGCGGAACCAACGTGTCGGGCGGGCAGAAGCAGCGCTTGTCCATCGCCCGCGCGCTGATCCGCCGCCCCGAGGTCTACGTCTTTGACGACAGCTTCTCAGCCCTCGACTTCAGGACCGATGCCAAGCTGAGGGCCGCCCTTCGCAAGGAGACGGCCGACGCCACCGTCCTCATCGTCACCCAACGGGTCAGTACGGTGATGGACGCCGACCAGATCGTGGTCCTCGAGGACGGGGAGATCACCGGCATCGGGCGGCACAAGGACTTGCTGAAGACCTGCGCGGTCTATCGAGAGATTGTCTCGTCGCAGTTGTCCGAGGAGGAACTGGCATGACCGACGAACAGAGAGTGCCCGGAGCACAAGGTTCCGGCATGGGGCCGGGGCGGGGCGGGGGACCCGCCGGCGGCGGGCCCTTCGGCCGGGGCCCGATGGGGGGCGGTCATGGACCGATGGGGATGGGCATGCCCGTCGCCAAAGCCAGGGATGTCCGGGGTACCCTCCGTCGCCTGGTGTCCTACCTCAAACCGCATGCCTCGCAACTGGTGGTCATTTTCGGCACGGCCATCCTGAGTACGGTCTTCAGCATCGTCGGCCCGAAGATCCTCGGCAAGGCCACGACCAAGCTGTTCGAAGGCATCGTCGCCAAGCTGACGCGGGTGCCGGGGGCCAGGGTCGACTACCTCTACATCGGGCGGATCATCCTGCTCCTGGTCGGGCTCTACGTGGTTAGCGCCGTCTTTTCCTACATCCAGCAGTACATCATGGCCGGCGTGGCCCAGGGGACGGTCTACGATATGCGCCGGGACGTGGAAGCCAAGCTGTCCCGGCTGCCCCTGAAATACTTCGACTCGCGGACCCACGGTGAGATCCTCAGCCGGGTGACCAACGACATCGACATGGTCAGTTCCACTCTGCAGCAGAGTGTCACCCAGTTGATCACGTCCGCGGTCACGATTGTCGGCGTCCTGATCATGATGCTGACCATCAGCCCCCTGCTGACCCTCATCGCCGTGGTCACCCTGCCGTTGTCGTTCTTCATCACGATGACCGTCGCCAAGAAGTCGCAGAAGAATTTCGCCGACCAGCAGAAAGCCCTGGGCGAGCTCAACGGCCACGTCGAAGAGATGTACACCGGCCACACGATCGTCAAGGCCTTCGGGCACGAGAAGCAGTCCATCGCCGTGTTCGGCGCGATCAACGACCGCCTTTACGACGCGGCCTGGCGGGCCCAGTTTGTTTCCGGCGTGATCTTCCCGCTGATGAACTTCATCAGCAATGTCGGCTACGTCTTCGTCTCGGTCGTCGGCGGGATCATGATCACCAAGCGGACCATCGCGATCGGCGACGTCCAGGCCTTCATGCAGTACGCGCGACAGTTCAGCCAGCCGATCGTCCAGACGGCCAACATCGTCAACGTCATCCAGTCGACCATCGCCGCGGCCGAGCGCGTCTTCGAGGTCCTCGACGAGAACGAGCAGGTCCCTGATCAGTCCCCGGCCAGGGTGATCAAGTCACCCCAGGGCGACGTCAAATTCGAACACGTCAAGTTCGGCTACCAGGAAGGCGCCCCCCTGATCGAGGACATGAACCTGGAGGTCAAGCCGGGAGAGAGCATCGCCATCGTCGGCCCGACCGGGGCCGGTAAGACCACGCTGGTCAACCTCCTGATGCGGTTCTACGAGGTCGACGGCGGCCGGATCACCATCGACGGCGCCGACATCCGGGGCCTGAAGCGCGGCGACCTGCGCCGGATGACCGGCATGGTCCTCCAGGACACCTGGCTCTTCAACGGCACCATCCGCGACAACATCGCCTACGGACGCGAAGGAGCGACCGAAGCCGAGATCGTCCGGGCGGCCAAGGCGGCCCGGGCCGATCGGTTCATCCGCAGCCTGCCCGATGGCTACGAGACCGTCCTGAACGAAGAGGCCTCCAACATCTCGCAGGGGCAGAAGCAGCTTCTGACGATCGCCCGGGCGATCCTGGCCGACCCGACCATCCTCATCCTCGACGAGGCGACCTCCAACGTCGATACCCGGACTGAGGTCCTCATCCAAAAGGGGATGCGCGAGCTGATGAATGGGCGGACCAGCTTCGTCATCGCCCACCGCCTCTCGACCGTCCGGGACGCCGGTCTCATCCTGGTGATGAACAACGGCCGGGTCATCGAGCAGGGTACCCACCACGAGCTGCTGGCCAAGGGCGGCTTCTACGCCGACTTGTACAACAGCCAGTTCGCCGGGGCCGCGGAACGTAAGGCGGTCTAGGGAGGTCCGGGCCGCGCCGGCCTGCGGGTCCCCTGCGGCCCACGGGCCCATGGCCATCGCTCACCCGCCCTAAGAGACCCGAAAAGCAGGCCCGAGGTCGTCTCGAGCCTGCTTTCGCCATTGGGTGGCAATTTCGGAACTTGCCTAAAGCCCCCCGAGCCGGCCAATGGCGTTGACTACGCTGTGGGCGGCCATGCTTGCTGAGATTGAGCGGGCGCGCCAGGCCAGGAAGCCAAAAACCAGGCTTCCCACCGGGATCAAGAGGAAGAAACCGACGCCAAAGCCCTTGGAGGCTTGAAAGAAGTGGGCCACCCAGAAGAGCGCCGCCTGGACCAGCAGGGTCTGGAAGTCGCTTAAGCCGGCCTTTCTCAGATACCCCCACAGGAAGCCTCTGAAGACGGGCTCCTCGCTAACGACCGCCGAGGCCAGTTCGTCGGAGAGTCGGGCGACGACCGCCAAGGGGATCAAAGCCACCCTCCCATGGAGCCCCATGGACCAGGCCATGGCGCCCTGTAAAAGGCCCAGGCCGAATCCGGCCAAAGCGCCGATGATCAGCCAGCCGAAGACTCGCGGCGCCGGGCGTGGGGGCCTGAACCCGCCGACCAGTAAGGTGATCACCAATAGCCCCGCCATACCCAGGTTGACCAGACCTACCGGCGGTCCCGTCTCCACCCCGGGCAGGCCGGTCTTCCAGGCAAAGAGCCCGACGGCCGGGGCCAAGAGGAACAGCAGCAGGCCCAACCCGTCCAGGTGGAAATCGGGTAGCCGGCGCCGTTCGAGCCAGATCAAACCGGCCGTTACTACGTAGGTGACGACGAAGAACAGTCGGTTGGCTTGGGCCATCGTCGCCGGATCGAGCGCGGCCAGAGCGGCGGCCAAGGTGAATCGAACCCCCAAAAGGGCCAGCAAAACGATTAGACCGGCTCGGCTGAAAGCCTTCGACTGAACCGGCTCCATCATGACCTGCGTCCCCCGCTCAAAATCCGGCCCGACTGATAAGCGAGAGTCATATCGCGGTAGGGATGCACTTCGCTGGGGCGGGCGCGGTTCCTCCTGGAAGGATTCGCCCTCGGGAACCCGCAAAAAGCACTCGGCATTCTCGCCGACGGCGTTATAATGGGAATGGCTCGTCGGCGGCAGGCAGGACCGGCGATCCGGGAAAGGGGACATCGGCAATGGCCTATTTGGCTATTCCCATCGTCGTCATCGCCATCATCGTCAGCATGGCCAGGATCATCAACCAGTTCCAGGAGGGCGTGATCTTCCGCTTCGGACGGGTCGCCAAGAGTCTGAAGCCGGGGCTCAACTTCATCGTCCCGTTCGGCATCGACCGGCTGGTCGCGGTGGACATGCGGACCTTCACCATCGACGTGCCGCGCCAGGAGATCATCACCAAGGACAATGTCCCGGTGATGGTCGATGCGGTCATTTACTTCAACGTCTTTGATCCAGTCCTGTCTGTTACCAAGGTGGCCAACCATGTCCAGAGCACGACCCTCCTCGGCCAGACGACCCTCCGGGCCGTCCTCGGCCAGCACGAGCTGGACGACATGCTGACCAAGCGGGCCGATCTGAACAACATCCTCCAGGACCAGCTCGACAAGGCCACCGATCAGTGGGGCATCAAGGTGTCGATGGTCGAGGTCAAGAGCGTGGAGCTGCCGGACACGATGAAGCGGGCCATGGCCAAGCAGGCCGAGGCCGAGCGGGAACGGCGGGCCAAGGTCATCGCCGCCGAGGGCGAGTTGCAGGCCTCGCAAAAGCTGACCGAGGCGGCCAGCGTCCTGGCCACCGTGCCGGTGGCCGTCGAGCTGCGGCGGCTACAGGTTCTGACCGA from the Bacillota bacterium genome contains:
- a CDS encoding MarR family transcriptional regulator, producing the protein MSESLGEIGELLRSVNRAIHDRFRQAFQGCELHPGAMFMLRHISQEPGLTVGELAKRAGTAKSHVSKMMEQLVQQGYVEKRADPTDQRLVRIHVTRAAAENLSEMEERAREAWAGVVREIPQGQMEQVVRGLRILLTALEKANRGSKD
- a CDS encoding ABC transporter ATP-binding protein; its protein translation is MIKLSRFLRPFSLAVGAILGLVLLQSLADLSLPTLMSDIINTGVMKGDTAYIWRVGGRMLLVAAGGGVAAIAVSYLSARVAAGFGRILRGRVFARAESFSLHEFDKIGTATMITRTTNDITQIQMVMVMILRMMVMAPMMAIGGTIMAVSKDAALSLILVVAVPFLAGVIFFLASRAIPLFTLMQTKLDKLNRVLREGLTGIRVVRAFDRVDFEKRRFEEANRDLTDTAIRVNRIIAVLFPVLMLVMNLTSVAIVWFGGIRIDSGHMQLGDMMAFIQYAMQIMFSLVMVSMMFVMIPRAEASAVRVNEVLQTAPEINDPADPKPPAGKHGYVQFQDVTFSYPGAEQPAISHISFSAGPGQVTAVIGGTGSGKSTLISLIPRFYDVDSGQVLVDGIDVREMTQEELRAKIGFVPQRAVLFTGSIADNIRYGKETAADEEVRRAAETAQATEFITGMKEGFDSEIAQGGTNVSGGQKQRLSIARALIRRPEVYVFDDSFSALDFRTDAKLRAALRKETADATVLIVTQRVSTVMDADQIVVLEDGEITGIGRHKDLLKTCAVYREIVSSQLSEEELA
- a CDS encoding ABC transporter ATP-binding protein; this translates as MGPGRGGGPAGGGPFGRGPMGGGHGPMGMGMPVAKARDVRGTLRRLVSYLKPHASQLVVIFGTAILSTVFSIVGPKILGKATTKLFEGIVAKLTRVPGARVDYLYIGRIILLLVGLYVVSAVFSYIQQYIMAGVAQGTVYDMRRDVEAKLSRLPLKYFDSRTHGEILSRVTNDIDMVSSTLQQSVTQLITSAVTIVGVLIMMLTISPLLTLIAVVTLPLSFFITMTVAKKSQKNFADQQKALGELNGHVEEMYTGHTIVKAFGHEKQSIAVFGAINDRLYDAAWRAQFVSGVIFPLMNFISNVGYVFVSVVGGIMITKRTIAIGDVQAFMQYARQFSQPIVQTANIVNVIQSTIAAAERVFEVLDENEQVPDQSPARVIKSPQGDVKFEHVKFGYQEGAPLIEDMNLEVKPGESIAIVGPTGAGKTTLVNLLMRFYEVDGGRITIDGADIRGLKRGDLRRMTGMVLQDTWLFNGTIRDNIAYGREGATEAEIVRAAKAARADRFIRSLPDGYETVLNEEASNISQGQKQLLTIARAILADPTILILDEATSNVDTRTEVLIQKGMRELMNGRTSFVIAHRLSTVRDAGLILVMNNGRVIEQGTHHELLAKGGFYADLYNSQFAGAAERKAV
- a CDS encoding CPBP family intramembrane glutamic endopeptidase, giving the protein MMEPVQSKAFSRAGLIVLLALLGVRFTLAAALAALDPATMAQANRLFFVVTYVVTAGLIWLERRRLPDFHLDGLGLLLFLLAPAVGLFAWKTGLPGVETGPPVGLVNLGMAGLLVITLLVGGFRPPRPAPRVFGWLIIGALAGFGLGLLQGAMAWSMGLHGRVALIPLAVVARLSDELASAVVSEEPVFRGFLWGYLRKAGLSDFQTLLVQAALFWVAHFFQASKGFGVGFFLLIPVGSLVFGFLAWRARSISASMAAHSVVNAIGRLGGL
- a CDS encoding slipin family protein translates to MAYLAIPIVVIAIIVSMARIINQFQEGVIFRFGRVAKSLKPGLNFIVPFGIDRLVAVDMRTFTIDVPRQEIITKDNVPVMVDAVIYFNVFDPVLSVTKVANHVQSTTLLGQTTLRAVLGQHELDDMLTKRADLNNILQDQLDKATDQWGIKVSMVEVKSVELPDTMKRAMAKQAEAERERRAKVIAAEGELQASQKLTEAASVLATVPVAVELRRLQVLTEIATEKNSTIVFPVPMELVRLWDSMTKK